GGCCGGCTCAAGCGCCTTCAGATCACTGGAGAATTCAATGGCATCCAGCACAGCTTCCGTGTCCACCGCGGGACCGCCCAGCAGCCGGCTCATGCGGCAGTTGTGCTCGATGGTGCGCCGCGCCCTGTCGAGCGTCTGGGCGTCCAGATCCGTCAGTACGACCTGGTGGCCCGACTGAGCCGCCGCCTGCGCCACACCCGTACCCATGATGCCCGCGCCTACCACGCCGATCACGGCCATGGCTCCCTCCGTCCTCTCGTCCGGAAAGACTTGGTCCTGCCGGAAAGGCGTGTCAAGAGAGATCGGCGGGTCCCCGGAAGGGGCCCGGTGGCCTCTTGTGGACGTCAGCATGCTGCCACCGGAGCGACTGGACAGTTCGGCGGTGAACCGTTGCAGACTCCTGCTTCATCGACCGTTGTCGGGCAGGGTGTGCGAGGGGAACCGGGACGTTGGAACATTTGATACGTGACCACGACATCGCGGTGATCGCCATGTCGGGGCGCTTTCCGGGCGCCCCGGACACGAACCTCCTCTGGGAGAATCTGGCGAACGGCGTCGAATCCTTCACGCAATTCACCGACGAGGAACTGATCGAGTCCGGCGTCCCGCGCGAAATAGTGGAGCACCCGGACTATGTGAAGGTGCGTCCTGTCCTTGACGGTATCGGGGGATTCGACGCACGTTTCTTCGGCTACAGCCCCCGCGAGGCGGAGATCGCCGACCCCCAGCAGCGGATATTCATGGAATGCGTCTGGGAGGCGCTGGAGACCGCCGGTTACGGCAGCCCGGATTCCCGGGGACGGGTCGGTCTCTTCGCCGGGGCCAACGTCAGTATGTACATGATGAGCCGGCTCTTCGGTCCGCACACGCATGAGTTCGACCCGTACGAGCTGATGATCGGCAACGACAAGGACGCCCTGTCCACCGTCATCGCCTACCGGCTCGACCTCACGGGTCCCGCGGTGTCCGTCCAGACCTTCTGCTCCACCTCCGCGACCGCCATGCATCTGGCGTGCCAGAGCCTCAGGCGTGACGAGTGCGAGATCGCGCTGGCCGGCGGAGTGTGCGTCCGGGTCCCCGACCGGGTCGGCCACATGTACTTCGAGGGCGGCATGGAGTCGCCGGACGGCCGTATCCGGACCTTCGACGCCCAGGCGCAGGGCGGCAACTTCGGCGACGGCGCGGGTGTGGTCGTACTGAAGCGGCTGCGCCAGGCGATCGCCGACCGGGACAACGTGCTCGCGGTGATCCGTGGCTCGGCGATGAACAACGACGGTGCCTCGAAGTTCAGTTACACCGCGCCCAGCGTCGTGGGACAGGCCGCCGCGGTCTCGGCGGCTCTGGCCGACGCCGATGTGTCCCCCCGGGACGTCTCGTACGTCGAGGCGCACGGCACCGCCACCCAGCTCGGCGACCCGATCGAGGTCTCCGCCCTCGCCCGCGCCTTCAAGTCGGCGGAGCTCGCCCGGACGGGCCAGGAGCTGACGGACCGCAACTACTGCGCGATCGGCTCGGTGAAGACGAACATCGGTCATCTGGACCGCGCCGCCACCGTCGCCGGGCTGATCAAAGTCGTGCAGGCGTTCAGGCACGACCAGATCCCGCGCTCCCTGAACTTCGAGAAGCCCAACCCCGAGATCGGCTTCGACCGCAGTCCGTTCTACGTCGCGGGCGACCCGGTCCGCTGGAGCAAGCAGCCCGGCCGGCCCCGGATCGCCGGTGTCAACGGCCTCGGCATGGGCGGCACCAATGTGCATCTGGTCCTTCAGGAGGCACCGGACCCGCGTCCGCGTCCCGTGGACCCCCGGCGCTGGCACCTCCTGCCGCTGTCCGCCAAGACCGAGTCCGCCGCCGGGGAGCAGGGCACCCGGCTCGCCGCGGAGCTGCGGGCCGAGCCCGGCGGCCCCGCACTCGGCGACGCGGCCTACACCCTCCAGGTCGGACGCTCCCTGTTCCGGCACCGCCGGGTGTGCGTCACCGACTCCGCTTCCGCAGGCGCCGCGGCCCTCACCGGCGAGTCCGCCGCGAAGGCCGGCGTGCTGGCCAGGACCGACAACACCCACGGACGTGAGGTCGCGCTGATCTTCGCCGGTGTGGGCGAGCACTACTCCGGCATGGTCGGCGATCTGTACCGGACCGAGCCCGTCTTCCGCCGGCATCTGAACCACTGTGTGCGGCTCCTCGCCCAGTACACGGACGTCGACGTCCACACCCCGCTCGTCGCCCCGCGCGACACACCGGCGGGCGGCGGCGACCTGGCCGCGCTGATGGGCCGCGGGGCACCGGAGCCGGGCGCCGACGACCCCTTCGGCGACACCCGGGTCGCCCAGCCCGCGGTCTTCGTCGCCGAGTACGCGCTGGCCGCCACCCTGATGGACTGGGGCCTCAAGCCGTCCGCCCTCCTCGGCTACAGCGTCGGGGAGTACGTGGCCGCGTGCCTGGCCGGCGTGCTGTCGCTGTCCGACGCCCTGCGGCTGGTGGCCCATCGCGCCGAACTCATCTCCGAACTGCCCGGCGGCTCCATGATGGCGGTCGGCCTGAGCCCGGCTCAGCTGCGGGAGCGGGTGCCCGACCTGCACGACAGGGGCATCGACCTGGGAGCGCGTACGCCCGGCCAGAGCGTGGTCTCCGGCCCCACCGACGCCGTACGCGAGCTGGCGCGGGAACTGCGCGAGAAGGACGTCGTCTGCCGCGAGCTGAGTACGACGCACGCCTTCCACTCCCGCATGCTGGCGCCCAAGGCGGCGGAACTGACCCGCTGGGTGGCCGAGAACATCACGCTGCACGCCCCCGAGCGTCCGTGTCTGTCCAACGTGACCGGCACGGAGATGACTGCCGACCTGGTGACCGACCCCGGATACTGGGCCCGCCACATGTGCTCGCCGGTGGAGTTCGAGGACGGTCTCGCCGCCCTCCTCAAGCGCGAGGACACCGTGCTGCTGGAGATCGGTCCCGGCAGGTCGCTGGGTGCCATGGCCCGCTCCCACGCCGACTGCGACCGCTCCCGCTGGCCGCTGATCGTCTCCACGCTGCCCGCGGCGTCCGAGGCCAGGGACGACGACCACTCCCTCGCCGAGGGCCTGGCGGAACTGTGGCTGAGCGGGGTCGACCTCGACTGGGAGGCGTATCACAAGAAGGGCCGAGACTTCACACCCGGCCGGATCCCCCTGCCCACCTACCCCTTCGAGCGCCAGGAGTACTGGTTCGGCGCCGAGTCGTCGTCGTCCTCCGCCGGCGCCCTCGGAGGCGGCCCCGCGCACGAGGGCGTCGAGGGGATCGAAGAGCTGCCGCTGCTGCCGGAGTCGCGCTGGATCCATCTGCCTGTCTGGCAACAGCGCCCGCCGCTGCCGCCGATGGCCGACCTGGGCACCGAGTGGACCGTCTTCACCGACGACGGCGACGGCGACCGGATCCTCGGCGAGTTGAGCCGGCAGCTGTCGGACGACGGCCGGCGCGTCACGCTGGTACGCCCCGGAGACGGCTTCGCCCACGACGGCGACACCTACTGGATCAGGCCCGGCAACACCCAGGACATGCTGGAGCTGTTCACCGCGCTCAAGAAGCGCGACCGGCTCCCCGAGCGGGTCGTGCACCTGTGGACCCTGCACGACAGCACGGCCGATGACACCGTGCGGCGTGGCGTCCACACACTCATCGCCCTGGCGCGCGCCTCGCACGAGGTCGGGTTCGGCCCCTGGAAGCTCGACGTGGTCACGGCGGGGGCCCACCAGATGACGGACGACGACATCGTCCGTCCCGAACGGGCCGCGGTCCTCGGGCCGTGCACCATCATCCCGGTGGAGTGCCCGGGGGTCACCCTGCGCTCCGTCGACCTGCCGCTCGGCGAGCCCGCCCCCGTACGGCAGCTCATCACGGAGCTGAGCACCGAGCCGGGGAACCAGACGGTCGCGCTGCGCGGCGGCCGGGCGTGGACCTGGGACTTCCGCGCCCTCGACCTGCCGGAGGCGACTGACCTCCCGGCGCTCGACACCGGTCTCCGGGAAGGCGGCGTCTACCTGGTCACCGGCGGGCTCGGCGGTATCGGTCTGGCCATGGCCGAACGGCTGGCCACGGAGTACCGGGCCAGTCTGGTCCTGATGGGCCGGACCCCGGTGCCACCGCGCGAGCAGTGGAGTGCCGTTCTCGCCGATCCCTCCGCGACGGAGGAGGTACGCCGCCGTATCGAGGGGCTGCTGCGGCTGGACGCCGCAGGCTGCGCGTTCGTGACGGTGGCGGGCGATGTCTCCGTGCCGGGTGACGCCGCCCGGGCGGTCGCCGCCGCGGTGAAGGAGTTCGGTGAACTCAACGGTGTCATCCATGCCGCCGGTGTGCCCGGCGTGGGCATGATGCAGTTCAAGACCATGGAGGACGTGGACCGGGTGCTGGCCCCGAAGGTGGCCGGGACGCTCGCGCTGGCCGAGGCCGTACGGGACCTGCCCGTTCCTCCTGACTTCCTGCTCCTGTTCTCCTCCGTCGCCTCCGTGACCGGTGCCCTCGGGCAGGCCGACTACTCCGCGGCCAACGCCTTTCTCGACGCCTACGCCTGCAGCGATCCGCTGCCGGGGACGAATGTGATGGCGATCGGCTGGGGCGAGTGGGAGTACAACGGCTGGAAGTCCGGCCTGGACGGTTACGAACCCGTTCTCCGGGCCTTCTACGAGGAGCACCGCGCCCGGTTCGGCATCAGCTTCGACGAGGGATGGCACGCCCTGCACCAGGCCCTGGCCAGGCCGGAGCACCATCTCTTCGTGTCCACCCAGGACTTCTCCGTCATGGTGAGCGGCAGCCGCGACTACACCATGAACGACATCCAGGCCGGCGCACGGCAAGGGCGCGGCCAGACCCGCTATCCGCGCCCCGAGTTGTCCAGCCCCTACGTCCCGCCGCGCACCGAGACCGAGACCGTGATCGCGGACACCTGGGCGGACGCCCTGGGCGTGGAGAAGGTCGGCATCAACGACAACTTCTTCGACCTCGGCGGCAACTCCCTGCTGGGCGTCGGCATCGTCGCCGCCGTCCGGAGCGCGCTGGAACTCGACCATCTGCCCGCGCACATGATCTACCAGGCACCCACGGTCGCGACACTGGCGGCGATCGCCGTGCCCGTCCCGGAGAGCGACGGGGCCACGGCAGGGGAACCGGCGTCGGCACAGGCTCAGGAGCGGGCGAAGCAGAGGCAGCAGCAGCTGGCGCGCAGGCGCAGCAGCCGCCGAGGAGGAGACAACGATGAATGAGGCCGGCAACGAGGTCGACTACGACGCCGCCGTCGCTGTCATCGGCATGGCGGGACGGTTTCCCGGCGCCGGAAGCGTGAACCAGCTCTGGGACAACCTGCGTTCGGGCCGTTCCGGGCTGCGGACGCTGACCGAGGAGGAGCTCGCCGATGCCGGTGTCGGTCCGGCGCAGCTCGCGGACCCGTCGTACGTGCGGGTCGCGGGTCCCCTGGAGGCGGCCCAGGAGTTCGACGCCGGTCTGTTCGGCTTCAGCCGGCTTGAGGCCGAGATGATGGACCCGCAGCACCGGGTGTTCCTCGAATGCTCCTACGAGGTGCTGGAACGGGCCGGCTACCCGCCGACCAGGATGCCGGGCCGGGTCGGGGTGTTCGCGGGCTCCGGGTACCCGGACTACATACGTCACGTGGCGCCCCGGCTCCTGGCCGAGCCCGGCGGTGAGCTGATGATGGCGACCGGCCTGGAGCGGGACTCCTTCGCCTCCCTCGCCTCCTACAAGCTGGGCCTCAACGGCCCCAGCATGACGGTGCAGACGTTCTGCTCGACCTCTCTGGTAGCGGTGCACCTCGCCGTACAGAGCCTCCTGAACTTCGAGTGCGAGGCCGCGATCGCCGGCGGTGCCTTCATCCCGCTGCCGCAGGGAGTCGGGTACGTGTACCAGGAAGGCGGCATCCTGTCCCCGGACGGGAAGGTCCGCACCTTCGACTCCGGTGCCCGCGGCAGCGTCAACGGCAGCGGAGTCACCGCCGTCCTGCTCAAGCGGCTGTCCGAGGCGATCGACGACGGGGACCACATCGACGCGGTGATCCTCGGCTCGGCCGTCAACAACGACGGCCGGGCCTGTGCCGGCTTCACGGCTCCGGGCGTCGACGGACAGACCGCGGTCATGGAGCAGGCGATCTCGTTCGCGGGCGTCCCGGCGGAGACCATCGGTTACGTCGAGTGCCATGGCACCGGTACCCAGCTCGGGGACTCCATCGAACTGGCGGCGCTCGCCCGTGCCTACCCGAAGGTCATGGAACGCCCCGTGGTGCTCGGCTCGCTGAAGCCCAGCATCGGGCACCTGGACCGCGCCTCGGGCACCGCCGGGCTGATCAGGGCCGCCATGGCCCTCTCGCACAAGGTGCTGCCGGCGACCCCGGACTACGAGAACCCGAACCCCACCCTGGCCGCCGAGCGCGGCAGATTCACCGTGCTCACCCGGGACCAGCCCTGGCCCGACGAGCGGCACCCACGACGGGCGGGGGTCAGCTCCTTC
The nucleotide sequence above comes from Streptomyces sp. NBC_01716. Encoded proteins:
- a CDS encoding type I polyketide synthase; translation: MEHLIRDHDIAVIAMSGRFPGAPDTNLLWENLANGVESFTQFTDEELIESGVPREIVEHPDYVKVRPVLDGIGGFDARFFGYSPREAEIADPQQRIFMECVWEALETAGYGSPDSRGRVGLFAGANVSMYMMSRLFGPHTHEFDPYELMIGNDKDALSTVIAYRLDLTGPAVSVQTFCSTSATAMHLACQSLRRDECEIALAGGVCVRVPDRVGHMYFEGGMESPDGRIRTFDAQAQGGNFGDGAGVVVLKRLRQAIADRDNVLAVIRGSAMNNDGASKFSYTAPSVVGQAAAVSAALADADVSPRDVSYVEAHGTATQLGDPIEVSALARAFKSAELARTGQELTDRNYCAIGSVKTNIGHLDRAATVAGLIKVVQAFRHDQIPRSLNFEKPNPEIGFDRSPFYVAGDPVRWSKQPGRPRIAGVNGLGMGGTNVHLVLQEAPDPRPRPVDPRRWHLLPLSAKTESAAGEQGTRLAAELRAEPGGPALGDAAYTLQVGRSLFRHRRVCVTDSASAGAAALTGESAAKAGVLARTDNTHGREVALIFAGVGEHYSGMVGDLYRTEPVFRRHLNHCVRLLAQYTDVDVHTPLVAPRDTPAGGGDLAALMGRGAPEPGADDPFGDTRVAQPAVFVAEYALAATLMDWGLKPSALLGYSVGEYVAACLAGVLSLSDALRLVAHRAELISELPGGSMMAVGLSPAQLRERVPDLHDRGIDLGARTPGQSVVSGPTDAVRELARELREKDVVCRELSTTHAFHSRMLAPKAAELTRWVAENITLHAPERPCLSNVTGTEMTADLVTDPGYWARHMCSPVEFEDGLAALLKREDTVLLEIGPGRSLGAMARSHADCDRSRWPLIVSTLPAASEARDDDHSLAEGLAELWLSGVDLDWEAYHKKGRDFTPGRIPLPTYPFERQEYWFGAESSSSSAGALGGGPAHEGVEGIEELPLLPESRWIHLPVWQQRPPLPPMADLGTEWTVFTDDGDGDRILGELSRQLSDDGRRVTLVRPGDGFAHDGDTYWIRPGNTQDMLELFTALKKRDRLPERVVHLWTLHDSTADDTVRRGVHTLIALARASHEVGFGPWKLDVVTAGAHQMTDDDIVRPERAAVLGPCTIIPVECPGVTLRSVDLPLGEPAPVRQLITELSTEPGNQTVALRGGRAWTWDFRALDLPEATDLPALDTGLREGGVYLVTGGLGGIGLAMAERLATEYRASLVLMGRTPVPPREQWSAVLADPSATEEVRRRIEGLLRLDAAGCAFVTVAGDVSVPGDAARAVAAAVKEFGELNGVIHAAGVPGVGMMQFKTMEDVDRVLAPKVAGTLALAEAVRDLPVPPDFLLLFSSVASVTGALGQADYSAANAFLDAYACSDPLPGTNVMAIGWGEWEYNGWKSGLDGYEPVLRAFYEEHRARFGISFDEGWHALHQALARPEHHLFVSTQDFSVMVSGSRDYTMNDIQAGARQGRGQTRYPRPELSSPYVPPRTETETVIADTWADALGVEKVGINDNFFDLGGNSLLGVGIVAAVRSALELDHLPAHMIYQAPTVATLAAIAVPVPESDGATAGEPASAQAQERAKQRQQQLARRRSSRRGGDNDE